Proteins encoded within one genomic window of Niallia alba:
- a CDS encoding MarR family transcriptional regulator yields MKKENNNVVNLNSVSKNARKRDLKNDEILNNLEHFGVPQEQIDQAMKILSMATGNKELYIGTKRSPHSKVRFAQHLQENLGFLNKQEYLSSKEKVFLSDVIPYIAFSSNCIVLDIKEKNPVPANITEISKLINSNRSNTSTTINSLVKKGILAKAESGIEGNNVKAYSLFVNPHIIFAGDKDKVPEHLQVMFHKAMKMKILKDLPDKLF; encoded by the coding sequence GTGAAAAAAGAAAACAATAATGTAGTAAATTTAAACAGTGTTAGTAAAAATGCTAGAAAAAGAGATTTAAAAAATGATGAAATTCTTAATAATCTAGAGCATTTTGGAGTACCTCAAGAACAAATTGACCAAGCTATGAAAATACTTAGTATGGCTACTGGTAATAAAGAACTTTACATAGGAACTAAAAGATCTCCACATTCGAAAGTGAGGTTTGCTCAACACTTGCAAGAGAATTTAGGTTTTCTAAATAAGCAAGAATATCTTAGCAGTAAAGAAAAGGTTTTTTTATCTGATGTTATACCTTATATTGCTTTTTCAAGTAATTGCATAGTTTTAGATATTAAAGAGAAAAATCCTGTTCCTGCAAATATTACAGAGATTTCTAAGCTAATAAATAGCAATAGGTCAAATACAAGTACAACAATTAATTCATTAGTTAAAAAAGGAATTTTAGCTAAAGCTGAAAGTGGAATTGAAGGTAATAATGTTAAAGCTTATTCTTTATTTGTTAATCCTCATATTATTTTTGCGGGTGATAAAGATAAGGTTCCAGAGCATTTACAAGTTATGTTTCATAAAGCAATGAAAATGAAAATATTAAAGGATTTACCGGA
- a CDS encoding DUF5839 family protein, translating into MSDNNTIAAFHILSNKDGILKLNTSKLFYWHIPKKLRKEPIEQGDIVLVHAKNTSAPVLVMNVFREELEEVGKKYKKVKCVLERAPQKNEKV; encoded by the coding sequence ATGTCTGATAATAATACTATTGCTGCGTTTCATATTCTTAGTAATAAAGATGGTATTTTGAAGTTAAATACTAGCAAACTATTTTATTGGCATATTCCAAAAAAATTAAGAAAAGAACCTATTGAACAGGGAGATATCGTATTAGTTCATGCTAAAAATACATCAGCACCAGTATTAGTAATGAATGTGTTTAGAGAAGAATTAGAAGAAGTAGGAAAAAAATATAAGAAAGTTAAATGTGTTTTAGAAAGAGCTCCTCAAAAAAATGAAAAAGTGTAG